Genomic segment of Saccharomycodes ludwigii strain NBRC 1722 chromosome VI, whole genome shotgun sequence:
CATTTAGCAAGCTTAGTGCAGAAACAATTATTTTCACCTCTTGTAATTTTATCTCTTTAATGGCaaaattttgtaataaGTGTAAATCTATTTGTATTCTATGCAAATGTTGTTGAATTCGATGATGATAATTGCTattttgttgctgctgtggtggattattttgaatcattaaatgttgttgttgtaaaGTGTTAGCTTGAGACGTTAAATTCATATGCGTTTTAGCGATTAATTCAGTTTCATCTTCGTcagaaagaaaatttgaTAAACTTACTATGGCAGAGCATCTAACTTCTGGTACTGGGTCCTTTAATGATTTGATTAGAGTtgcaaaaatatcaaactGCCTCTCTAATTTGTTATGCAAACATGCAATCTTGTATAGTGGGTTTCTTTTGTATAATTCACCAACCAAAATGATACACCATTGTCTCAACATTGGTGTATCTGAGACATCAATTAGATTTTTCAAATGTGGTAAGATATCAGCATTAAAACAACATCTCTGGCCAACCTCAAAGTCCCTTGCAAATGAAGTCAAAATAAAGGCAGCCATGGCTTTTTGTTCGTCACTTATGTGAAATGTTTGTTGTTGAGCTGCACTGCCGCTTGAAGCTTGTTGATATCTTTGTGAAGCTGAACTTACCGGAACATTTAAAACCAACCCATTGGATGAGTTTCTACCATTGTAATGTTGTTGCTGAAGTATTTCAGGACACAATATTCGTACAAAATACATATAACCATCCTCTTTAATTAGTTCCTCCTGTGTATTTTCGTGATCAATAGACATGATTCTTGCCCAgataaaaactaaaattgGCTTCATTTCGTTGGAGGGCCCTTGTAACAACTTTAAGACATAGGGGAAAATACCGATtgataaagataaatataCCGCCCAAGGACCCAAATCCaaaaattttgataataaaatcaaagcTCTATTACGGTGTAGTtgtgataataaaacttgTAATACTATAGGCAATTGTTCAGGGGGATTTCTTGTATTTGAACCATATTTCAACCATAGCTCAAATGCTGTTAAgttttgaacaaaaaagtCAGAATACTGCTGATAAGAGGTATTATTAGCCGGTAGATTGCTCaggttgttgttgttgttgttgttgttgttattgttggtattgGAATTCTGAATCAATTGGCTATTACCACCAGCTGTTTGATTCACCAAGGACATTGTACTCAGCGAACCAATACttgatttatatttatttagcACATCGTTCggttttgtttttggatTTAACAACATCTGTTGGGAATCCGGATCTGTTGGATTTTTCATACTTTCTATTAGTTTGGTTAAAACCTGATCAATAGCCAAGTACCATGAGTCCCACATGGGGTGGTCTATAACCGAATTTGGCAAAGGGGGATCGGAGATGGGGTGGCAATTATACGAAGCCATTAATCTTTTCGCCAGTAGAAAATTTCTAAACAAAGCAGCAACAATTAAATCATGTCTAAATAGCTTGTTGAATAATGGTCTGGGTAAAGAAGTCCAAGCAATTGTGTCCGTAATAGCTGTGAAAATCCAATTTAACTCGCCCAAGGGAGTCCTCCTATCTGAACTTTTCCCAGGAATCGTAATATCGGgtaattttgtaaaattcTTTCCATCCGGATTTCTAATATTGTCatgattttgaaataacATTGCATATTTTGTATCTTTCAATGGTGATTGCATCAAATAAACTTTCACACTTATTTCTATAGGTGAAGTTAAACACGCGGTGAATAAATCAGCTGGCAATTCCTCATTCATGGGTAACAGTTCATCTTCTCTACAAGAGGCCAGTTGGAAACATTCCTTGTAGGCTTCGGTTGGAGAAGAAGCTGCTGAATCATGTCTTCCCTCTCTGTCAtcttttaatctttttgcagtaaatttttgaaaattttcaaCAATGTTCCCGGCTTGATTACAATCCCACACATAAATAGCAGGTGCACCCAACCACGTTTGTAAATCATACAAAGATACAGGAATATATTGTGTATATCTTCTATTGAAAACCCAAATTTCACCAGATGGTGTTGGTTTGGGAACACCATGACCATTATAATGGAATAAAACTCTTTCTGTCTTTGCGGCTCTTCTTAGAGTATTGCAAAacctttttaaatcttccACGCAAGGATCTAATGCCTGCTTGTATTTAGTTTTAGATGAAAGCATTTCATAACGAGATTGTAAAGCTTTACCGATTGCCTCGATTGCCTTTTTGGAATCCTGAAAATTTAAGGGATCAACCCAAGATTCCAATATAGCACAAGGTTGTGTTTTGATTACATCTGGTGGATCCACACCTAAATGAAGACATAAAATTAAAGCTGCAGCAACTGTTTTTACTCTTTCTTTTCcgattttccaattttctATTGGCTGGTAAAATTTGTCTTTATCTTGTagtttttccttttctggAACTGGGTTTGCATTTGTTCTATGTCTTTTGTCATCGAAATAAAAGATGAAATTTGTAGCCAATTCAGTTAAATATTGTTCAGATTCGTATTCTTCTTCAAAACCGTGTCTTGGATTTTGGTTCAATGGTTTTAGTAGTATCTGATCAGAACTACTAGATGCAGTCAtgctttaatttttattatttatttactgttttatatatatatatatatgtatatatatatatgtgtgtgtatgtatgtatgtatgtatgtatgtatgtatatatttttgcaATTTACAGAATCAAATAAGAATATGACTATTCCAAATCAGCAATTACAGTGTTCTAACTTACAGTCAAGTTAAAGTAAGATTGGTGAAGAAAGAAcgggaaaaaagaaaaaagaaaaaaaaaatatatatatatatatttatatttagcgtatatacatttttttttttcttttttctttttctttctatcCGTTTGTCTTTTAATAGCTTTTGTTATGTAGCAATAATGCTAATTGCTAgttcaaaaacaaaaacaaaaaagaagacaaaaacaaaaataaaagaaaagttgcTTGCTATTTTACAACGTTAACTTATAGATAATGGCCAGTACAACCCATAATCCCACTGTGTTATTGAAACgcttattttctttaaaggATACCTCTCCTCTATACCTTATTATAGATTCAATGGCACAAACTGCCCAAACTAGTGTATTACACGAGATTGCCTTTCacactaaaaataatacacatAATGCCAAAAATAACGTGAAAATAATCTATATATCGTTCGAAACTTCTAACACTCCATCATATTGCGATGAATTTATAGATGCATCACGTTTTACTTCCACTAAAGAATTATTACATGTTTTAAACTCTGTATtggaaaatggaaaaaaggaaacaacGGATATTTACAGGATTTTATTGATAGTCGATTCAATTAATTACATAAATAATACTGAAATCACAGAATTTATCCAAGCTATTTTCAGTCCACATACTACACTATGTGTGGTTTATCATAAGGATATAGACGAGAACGAAAATCATACTAATAATCCCCTCTATCATCAAAAGCATATGCAAAGTTACTACCCAAACACactaaaattattgaaatatatagctactaatatttttgaaaccTTTCCAAATTTGGATACAAATAAGTATGTTGCggatgaagaagaattgGAAGCCTGTTTGAATGATAAGTTTATTGTTCCAAGAGGATTAAATAACTATCAGTCATATAACTTGACCTTGACAAATAAAAGGAAGTCCGGAAGATCTTTGATATTTGAGTTTGTAATCGATTCCAAAACTCATTCATATATCAACTATAGTGATTACGTAAGGGATAGAAAGCAAGATCGTGCAACAATTTCAGATACATCAATGAATAATCAAGATATGTTTAACGGATTGACAACTTttaatttgaatatttCGGATAAGCAGAAACGTGCTAAAGAGCAGGTTGAATTACCATATTTAGAAGCACAGAATTTTAACTCAGGTGGTGCAATTGTAtatgaatttgaaaaagacGATGATTACGATGAAGAGGACCCCTATGAAGATCCATTTTAGTTTTACTTTTgggtttttcttttttcttttttttttttttttttactctCTCTTTCtcaaacttttattttcatttcaattttaataaatatatatgtgtatacTAAATGTGGATAATATCATTGAACCACGCTAACTATACATAAAAATCAACTCGCCACCCtttttaagtttttcaACTTGCCAACCAATTGACGAATCTTAGATTTGGATGCTATTTCGTCTGCTTTTTGTACAGTGATGAATCTTTTGGTCATCATATTAAATATCATTCCAAAAATCATGGCCATAACAGTCGAAGTTAAAATAATCACATTATATGGCATACTAAAATCTGGTGTACTTAAggataataacaaagtGGGGGTTCTTAGGAAATATATTTCCTCCCTGCCTTTTTTGTGGCTATCGCTACTCCAACCTTTGACCGCAATAAATGCCGACTCGATTTCAAACCCATGGTTAGCATCTGGTGGATATTCTGCATATTTTAACAAGGGTTTATCAAATTGATAGCTCATTGTGATTGTGGTGTTTGCTGGAACATTTAGTTGAAACTCGATATGAGAGGGTCTTTTTCTATCAATTGCGGGTAAGAAATAGGTATCTTTAATTATTTCGCCTAGCTCATCATTAATCGTATTGGCATCTGACTCCAAGCTTAACGAGGACAAGTAAGGCTGCATAAACCATGGTAAACTTTCAAAATAGACAACGTCGATGTTTTTATCAACAGATGGATTCCAGAAGGAAATACGTAGTCCTCCCCTATCTTGACTGTACCCTGTTAAAGATCTTGACACATGAACCGGTGCATGTTCTCTGACACTAACATCCGAGCTATCTTCTGTTTCTATGAAAAAGTCAATTGGCGAATCCACGtttaaattataacaaTTATCACTTGTGCTGAAGTAATCATCtccaattttaataaaaattttccaattctCGGCACTAGCACTAACCATGCAGACCTTTGAATACGTTTCAGATAGCAAATTATTGCCATTCACCTTTTTACCAAATAAATCAGAAAGATGATAATCATAATTACTTTTTTCGGGCAATGGAAAACATTGCACTTCATCGGTGTTTTTTGAACGATCGCATCTTAGTTCGTCACTGGTACTCGGTTTAGGAATAGGATTCTTGTTTCTACTTAGCAACTGAGGGACGTTAAGCACTGTTTCAACCAATATTTCCAAAACATAGTGACAAATACCATCATCAGAACAAATAGTGTCAACTTCTAAAGACATCGAATTCCAAAATGAATCGAATACCTTATGTCCATCTAGTAGGGAAGCAATGCCGGATTTTTCCCTATTTGGCAACAATTTAATGAAGGGTGTTAAATTTTCCGTACAAATTGGTTCATTGGCTAAAGAACCTCTCATCAAAAATAAGGAATTTTCCAAAGGATCAGTCATTGGGATGCTttccaaattatttaaGAAAACATCAGAATTAGATGGGAAAGTGGTTTTTGATGAATCAATAAAATCTATAGATGCACAAAATAATCCGCTCAATTGATTAGTTAATTGGTTCCATTTACTCATAGCATCTGTATTGTTTCTAGCTTCTATTAGTCCCCATATCTCAACACCCGAGCCGCCAGAATTGTAGCCATTATGTGGTAGCTTACCCCAGCTCTTAGAGTCCCACAACCCATGGGTAAATCTTAAAGACAATTTTTTGGTATCTGTCTGTTCTAGGATGGGCGAGATAGACTTGGGGAAAACTGTGTAATGTGTGAATTTACTAGGAtctatgttttttttatttattaagaAATCATTTGAAGCTAATAAAAACTGGAATGaagcaaataaaaaattattgggTAATGGTTCTAATGTAAGTTTTTCCTCAAAcggatattttatttcattttgtGACTCTATAGCAACTAACGATGAAGGTGACGCTAGACAAATATCTATGAAAACGATAACACAAAGTGCTACAAGCGTTATTAATTTGGTTGCTGGGAAGACCATACGTAGAGTTGCTTGATTTCTagtttaatatttctttttttctcctaGGCCAACAAAAAAGGGAAGGGAAAAACGAAAGTAAGAATTATACAATTGAGGTGTTTACAAAGcggaaaaaggaaaatgctagatgataaaaattaaattaaccCATAGTAGAGATGATACATGTATATAAGATGAGAATAAGATTATAAAACAATcatgaatttaaaaaatgaaaataaaaaaaataaaaaataaaaaaaaaaaacattccGAGAAAGCTTTCCAtacataaaatataattgcTTCGGACATTGATAACAGACAAACAAATGAGTAAAATCttcatataaaatatttactaacttatatacacatatattataaattagTTTAcaacacacacacacacacctGAACGctatatcaaaaataatcgGAAAAAATGTCacttatacaaaaaaatgaaagcaAAAATGAATCTAAAAGTGCAAAAAACCTCCTCTCTCAATCTTTCAACATAGCTACAGAAGCTAAAAACCAAATTTTATTGGCAGAAAATGCAAAACGAAAAGATGAACCTCAGAACTTAGAACAGTCGACATTCAAAAGAAACTTGGATGTCGCTGCTAGTAGATTGGGGATCAAacgtaaaaataatgaaggTTCAGATCCTGCCACCACAGACACCAATAAAAAGCCGAAAATAGAGAACGATAAAAATGGTTATCATATTCTTTCCAAGAGCAATAgtaaaattacaaaaaaaactataaatgaaaatgtaATATTGGAAGTTCCTGGCATAAAAGATTTACAATATTTTAAGGCATCTgacaaacaattttttggagagctattatttaaaagaacaGACAAAGTTGAAAAGAGCGAATctgataaaaaattatacaaagTGTTGAAATGTTTATTACGCATAAAGAATGGGCTTCCCTCAAGTAGGAAAGTTGCAATGAAATCATTGGTAGATCATGCAGAAATCTTAGGACCTAAACTTATTTTCGAAAGACTTTTGCCAAttatattagaaaaaacatTGGAAAACCAGGAAAGGTTCGTGTTGCTTAAAACTTTAGATAAGTTGCTTTATAAActccaaaaaaattcaaaaccATTTATTGGAACCATACTAATGGTAATATCGCCTTTACTTTTCAGTGACGATCCTGTTTCCAAAAAGGTTGGAGAAGACGTGACAACAACTTTAGCTCATTCAGTAGGTGCAGCAAACATGATCACTACCATTAGATACAGTGTAGATGACCAAGATGATTATATACGAAACGTGACAGCCAGGATTTTAGCTTTAACTGCAAAGTCATTGGGGCCAGGTAATCTGCTTCCGTTCATTAACGCTGTATGTCACAGCAGAAAAAAGTGGGAGGCAAGACACACGGGTATCAGATCAGTCCAACAGTTGGCTAATTTGATGGGGAGTTCCTTGTTACCCTATTTAAACATTCTTATTGACTGTATCAAGGACGGGTTAGATGACGAAGCTATTCAGGTGAGAATGATCACCGTAAGCTGCATAACTGCCCTTGCCACTGCATCTAGACCCTACGGGTTTGGAAGTTTTGAACCGGTTTTAGAGGAGTTATGGAAGGGTGCAAAATCTCATAGGGGCAAAATGTTAACCTTCTTTTTAAGAGCTATGGCTGCTTTGGTGCCACTTATGGATAAAGAATACGCGAGTTATTATTCGCGAGAAATAATGCGTATTGTCCAAAGGGAAATCGCATCTCCAGATGacgaaatgaaaaaaacgGTTTTATTAACTATACAACGATGTGTTGAAACTGAAGGTGCTGTCACTATTACGTTCTTAAAGGAAGAGCTTGTCCCcagttttttcaaatattacTGGAATCGTCGTATTGCCCTAGACATTGGTATCAGCAAGATGGTAGGGTTTACTACTGTCCTTTTGGCCAAGAAAATGGGTCCAGCCCTTGTGcttcaaaatattatatccCGTTTAAAAGATTCATCAGAACCCTTGCGAGTAATGACAGTTCAATCGATAGACAACATTTTCAAGGAAGTTGAGAATTTCGAAAGAATCAGTACCTCTTTAGAGACTCAGATTGTGGATGGTCTTTTAATTGCATTTCAAGAACAATCTAGCGACACAATGGTTTTTGTGCGTGCGTTTTCAACAGTTGCTTCATATTTGGGAGAAAGAATGGAACAATACCTACCACCAATTATAAGCACCATATTGCACAGGATGAAGAATAAAAGTTCTGTGGTCCGTAAACTTTCTGCAGACCTATGTTGCGAATTAGTACCTGTTTGTAAGAAATGTGGCCAAGAAGAACTATTGTTGAAATTGAATGTCATCTATTATGAGTCTTTAGGGGAAAGCTACCCTGAAGTGTTGGGTTCCGTGCTAAAAGTGTTGAATGGAATAGTTTCCTCCACTCAGGATTTAACTCATCTACAACCTCCCATATCCCAACTTTTACCAACATTGACTccaattttgaaaaactcAAATGTGATAGTTAGCGATAcccttttaaaattaatcagTAATATAGCGCAACGAGCAGCCGATTATATACCTCCAAAGGAATGGATGAGGAtttgttttgaaatattagaaatattGAAGAGTCCTAACAGAAATGTCAGAATACAAGCTAATGAAACATTTGGCTTTATAGCAGAATCAATCGGTCCTCAGGATATATTGGTATCCTTATTAAACAATTTGAAAGTTCAGGAGCGTCAATTGCGTGTGTCAACTTCTGTGGCTATTGGCATTATTGCAAAGAAATGTGGACCATACACTGTTATCCCAGCATTAATGAATGAATACAAAACACCAGATACCAACGTTCAAAATGGTATTCTAAAGGCACTTGCATTTCTATTTGAATACATTGGAGAGTTGGGTTGtccttatatatatttaatttcacCCATCTTGCAAGATGCATTGACAGATCGTGATTTAGTTCACCGTCaaacagcagcaacaattttaaaaaatatttcattaACCTGTCATAGTAATGGTAAAGAAGATTGTTTTATAcatttattgaatttacTATTACCAAACATCTTCGAAACGTCACCACAtgctattattagaataaaGGAAGCGTTAGACGCTGTGAGAATTGCAGTTGGCCCCGGTGTCTTTATGAATTATATCTGGGCTGGGATGTTCCATTCTTCAAGAAAAGTTAGAAAGGCCTTTTGGAgcatttataataatgcGTATGTTCAGCAATGTGACTCTATGGTACCATATTATTTAGACATTAAAGGATATGAAGTTGAAGAACTGAATTATGTATTGTAAGTGATATTCTATATAGATCAAgtcttatatatatatatatatatatatagagagagagagagagagagagatAGATACAGTTTTATcagttatttatttcactATATGTCTGGGCAATATTTCCGTCTTTATTGGCATTTCTTACCGCGTAATCGGTGTCAGTAACCTCGCCACTATTATGTTCATTGTTGTAGTCCTCATTCTCGTTATCGGATTcactttcttcttcttcttcttcttcttcttcttcttcgtcGTCGTCGTCGTCGTCGTCATAatcaatatctttattattgtcatcttcatcttcttcatcctctttttcttcactTGAGGATGATTCTTCCTGAATAATTATCCTTCTTTTCGATTTGGGTTTTGTAGTTGGAATATCAGCAAAAAACTCGTCTAAACTCTTCAATTTATATGATACTTTCGATCTAGATGAATTATAGTTGCCATTTTGATTCTTTATTCTTGTATTTGTGTTTGTGTTTGCCCCTCTCTCAGGATTTCTTTCAAATTCTTTCGATTTCgaaacaaaataatcattCGAAGAAATACCCCTTCTCGATCTGGAATAATCTTTAATCGGTTCTTCCTTGTCTCTCAAAAATGACCCgttgttattttcattaatatcTTCATAAGCCCAGCACTCGCTCTTTTGGAAACTTTTTGTTTCCAAActaattaaagaaatatcCTCCAAGATTTTTGGTTGTTGTTTCGGAGCTTGCAATAACAACGTGGCAATTTGATAATCAAATTTATGAAACAATGAATAATATGTTCTTGTTCTGTCTCTTATGTCATAGTCATCATCAAATTTGGCTAAATCTACTAAAGCTTCAaacatttttgaaaaaacagACTGTTCGAAATCATAATCAATATCAGGAGAAAGAAGTTTTTGGCGATCAATATCATAGCACAAAAGTTTAGAGgaaaaattcaatatttGCAACTTTACAGTAACGGATTGTCCAGCAAATATAGGCAATAAATGGCGTAAAACTTCTGCACCAATCTCATATtttacaaacaaaaattcaCCCAATATCCAGATAATACCCGCTTTTGAATCATCCAAGACCTGCGACATGGTTGAAGAATCAATCAAGACTTTAGCGAGCATCCAAAGTGTTTTGGTATGTGATGCTGGGTTTTTGGATATAATACAACGTAACAAGGTAATCAATGAGTTAGTTATCTCAGTATCGCCTGTATAGTTGTGcgatttaaaaattcttaATAACCATCCCATTATTCTATTTCTGTGTTTATCACTGATATCTTCACATACAGTTAAACATCTAATACTGAGACTCCTGATACTAGATGGCAAAGCAGTACATAGAGCATAATCTTGAAATTCATCCACtataaaatcaatattGTTTGCGTCCACTAAATGTGCCATGATTTGTATCTTCAACgccattattttttgtgaaTCAACAGTtggcaataaaaaaaattttgtcAAGTGCTTGGAAAAACATTCAGGACATTTTACTTCATAAAACAATATGTTTTCGGCCACAAtgcttttaatttgtttgttaGCCATGGAAAAGGATTTAACCAATGCAGAGGAAAGCGGGCTTTGTGCAAAAGCTTCATTTGAAGAAAGTTGGTAAAATGCTTTAGCAGCCGCCAATAACACATATTCATTAAAAGAGTATAATATATTACCTGTcaatgaatttaaaaataattgcaAGTCATCACATTCaggttttaaaaattgtttacAATAGCCTAACAATACTTCAATCACCCTTGGAATGAAAAATGAGTCAAAGTTGCACAAATCTCTACAATACCTACGGAAGTAACCATGTAATAATTCAATGTATTTTGCATCTTCTTCAATGAAGTCTGacaaaagattaaaagCTGGTCCAACAACACGATAGTCCGAATCAGACAACAAATCTTTTAGAGGTCCAACTAAATCAGCACTTGaaagaaactttttttcatacAATCTAGCAAAAGATGTAACAACCACAGATCTTACTTTATAAGAGGTATCTTTAATCATTTCTTTGACAGAGTATAAAACCAATGGATATATAGAGGGGATTTTCATTGAAGACAAAACTTCTAAAGCAAGAGCTCTACCTTCCGGATTTTTATCAGTCAAGCTTTGCTGGATTGAATTAATTGATAGTAAAGCTGTATTTGAGTCAATTTCTGAGAATCTTAACAAGTATATGTAAACCATTCTTCTTGTTTTCAAATCATGAcagttaatattttttaatacatcGGGAAATAAGCTTCCCACCTGGTCTTCTCGTTGAGTGGATATAGAAAACATTAAAGCTTTCAAGGCTTTTTTGACAtctctttcattttttgagTTTAGCAAATCTCTTAAGTCACTTGGTTTTATTGGTTTGTACATACCCTTTGATCCAAGTCTTGAAGAGGCAGCAGCTGCAGCTTCTAGAGTTAAATCTCTTGCTGATTCCAAAGCAGAGGTAATTCTAGAGATAGAATCTGTCATTTTGTTTGcgtatgtttttattaatcgAATGGATAGCCTTGTTATTGATTTAagcttttttctttttctttttctttttctttttctttgtatatgtatatatttttcagtCTAGGTGCTGTTAAAGAgattaacaaataatattaacgaAAGagcccaaaaaaaataaaaataaaaataaaaataaaaaaggtaaaaaaaaaaaaaaataaaaatataaagccGAAAAAGTATTTGTCCGAGTATTACAGGACAAATTGTTTCCAaaacccttttttttttttttttttttttaatgctGCGTGTGGCGTCaagtattatttatatatttgaatCAAATTACACAACCCGTGCCATATAATGTTAAGGTTAGATCAAATCAACTATTTCATGTAAAAACTACTATGTTACATCTCCCATAAGATAAAgaggaaaataaagaaaaaaataaaaataaaaataaaaataaaaataaaaacatggGTGTCCATGGATTATGGGAAATCGTTGAACCAACATCTAAACCCGTTCGTTTAGAATCGCTTGAAGATAAAAGATTAGCTGTTGACGCATCTATATGGATATATCAATTTCTAAAGGCAGTTCGAGATACCAAAGGGGATGCCTTGCAATATTCTCATGTGATCGGCTTTTTTAGACGTATATGTAAATTATTGTATTTTGGTATCAAACCAGTCTTTGTATTTGATGGTGCAGTGTCCCCCTTGAAAAGGGAAaccattaataaaagaaaggaaattAGACAAGGAAAGAGAGATAGTGCAGCTAAAACggctaaaaaaatattggctTTGCAATTACAGCAATCtgttgaaaagaaagaacCCGTGTCCATAGACACTTCCTCTCCACtgggaaaaaattatagagGAAACGATGAATGGGAATTGCCAAAAATTGAAggatttaaatataataaaagtgatGGGAGAATAGCTAGTGTCAAAGAATTTCAAGCTGTTATTGACAATGTTGATGATGAATTGGATGGTATAGATTTGGATTCTATAAATCCGGCCTCCAAAGAGTTTGACAATTTACCAAAATCCACACagtatattattttaaatgcACTTCGTTTAAAATCAAGATTAAGAATGGGCTATTCCAAAGAACAATTAGAACACATTTTCCCAAATAGTATGgaattttctaaattccAAATAGATATGGTTAAAAGAaggaatttttttactcAAAAACTAATAGATTCAACTGGTCTACATGGGGAAAGCACGTTGTTAAATGGAAAAATTGCAAGCGAAAAGAATAAAGAGTACAAATTAATTCGTTCGGATAATGGATGGGCATTATCCTTACAAAATGACGATGGTTCTAGCGTTAAAAAGGCTATTAACCTTGAGGACGAAGATGAGAGTGATgaggatgatgaagatgacaTAAAATGGGAAG
This window contains:
- the KOG1 gene encoding ubiquitin-binding TORC1 subunit KOG1 (similar to Saccharomyces cerevisiae YHR186C | KOG1 | Kontroller Of Growth); this encodes MTASSSSDQILLKPLNQNPRHGFEEEYESEQYLTELATNFIFYFDDKRHRTNANPVPEKEKLQDKDKFYQPIENWKIGKERVKTVAAALILCLHLGVDPPDVIKTQPCAILESWVDPLNFQDSKKAIEAIGKALQSRYEMLSSKTKYKQALDPCVEDLKRFCNTLRRAAKTERVLFHYNGHGVPKPTPSGEIWVFNRRYTQYIPVSLYDLQTWLGAPAIYVWDCNQAGNIVENFQKFTAKRLKDDREGRHDSAASSPTEAYKECFQLASCREDELLPMNEELPADLFTACLTSPIEISVKVYLMQSPLKDTKYAMLFQNHDNIRNPDGKNFTKLPDITIPGKSSDRRTPLGELNWIFTAITDTIAWTSLPRPLFNKLFRHDLIVAALFRNFLLAKRLMASYNCHPISDPPLPNSVIDHPMWDSWYLAIDQVLTKLIESMKNPTDPDSQQMLLNPKTKPNDVLNKYKSSIGSLSTMSLVNQTAGGNSQLIQNSNTNNNNNNNNNNNLSNLPANNTSYQQYSDFFVQNLTAFELWLKYGSNTRNPPEQLPIVLQVLLSQLHRNRALILLSKFLDLGPWAVYLSLSIGIFPYVLKLLQGPSNEMKPILVFIWARIMSIDHENTQEELIKEDGYMYFVRILCPEILQQQHYNGRNSSNGLVLNVPVSSASQRYQQASSGSAAQQQTFHISDEQKAMAAFILTSFARDFEVGQRCCFNADILPHLKNLIDVSDTPMLRQWCIILVGELYKRNPLYKIACLHNKLERQFDIFATLIKSLKDPVPEVRCSAIVSLSNFLSDEDETELIAKTHMNLTSQANTLQQQHLMIQNNPPQQQQNSNYHHRIQQHLHRIQIDLHLLQNFAIKEIKLQEVKIIVSALSLLNDGSPIVRKELIKFLSKVVNTYINFFIVIAFNELLEEILSLEVPGGVGGMRDEHKKNDLVGQNSIFNTIWKSVLILSDDPHPEIKYNAETVINYILLAMNENADLGSIVVEMEKYFIKRNEVGGRNINIFNTTSNINTNNQSSSDKNIIDEFSTAKNRNYQPKLIFGNGKDFNKDISKNSNGSDNKDEDEPKTLTARFIKVLHGFARECYVERNNDKNDRPGTSNSMIASDTSANGGISRKLAKLSLLNVPYGVEHKPRTPRFEYHTPPASLYDIDIPIESTFIDYSKEYFQEPQMKKDEDDEPGSTVYQAREWRKYRNDNIIKKTQNKKELSLYGEWNAIYRTAYNKTHPKIFKFTQFEDYLVTADDRDNIRCYDWENDVILSTFCNENPFGTKITDMDFINEDDVPLLVTGSSDGIIKIFKNFHDVDNVEMVSSWRGLTDMLLTPRSTGLLTEWQQIRGTLLVTGDVKIIRVWDALTENVEVDIPAKTSSLVTSLTSDQLSGNIFVAGFSDGSLRCYDRRLNPRDSMIRLWRSGVGSKCGKSSWITNVHMQRGGYRELVSGNSNGVIELWDIRYQDPVLGFNEQMTDMNGNGGVIPTMSNSAGNSTTNFNTNITSNNVISKDSKSSMVTMQVHEHAPIIASGSRKIKIWTTSGDLIAQFKNTYRSSSHNNNTSTNLGDMVSSLTQASRTSPYLSSLTFHPHRMMIAANNSHDTSINIYKCEEKTLTNNDFY
- the IKI1 gene encoding Elongator subunit IKI1 (similar to Saccharomyces cerevisiae YHR187W | IKI1 | Insensitive to KIller toxin), encoding MASTTHNPTVLLKRLFSLKDTSPLYLIIDSMAQTAQTSVLHEIAFHTKNNTHNAKNNVKIIYISFETSNTPSYCDEFIDASRFTSTKELLHVLNSVLENGKKETTDIYRILLIVDSINYINNTEITEFIQAIFSPHTTLCVVYHKDIDENENHTNNPLYHQKHMQSYYPNTLKLLKYIATNIFETFPNLDTNKYVADEEELEACLNDKFIVPRGLNNYQSYNLTLTNKRKSGRSLIFEFVIDSKTHSYINYSDYVRDRKQDRATISDTSMNNQDMFNGLTTFNLNISDKQKRAKEQVELPYLEAQNFNSGGAIVYEFEKDDDYDEEDPYEDPF